In the Salmo trutta chromosome 13, fSalTru1.1, whole genome shotgun sequence genome, CCATCCCCTCACATAACCCCATAATAAATAGTCTTATATTATCTAGCCGAGGGTTTCATGTATGTTGGCTAAAACACATGAGGGGATACATCATAGCCCCCGCTTTTATTTGAGATGGTGCACCTGGATTTGTCTGCGTGACTGTAGAGTGTTGTGTAGTGACTgatagggtgagagagagagagtacccgGCCCGACGTGCTGTGATCCGCGGCTCCGCAGACTGGGGGTTGGGTGGCTGTGCGGATTGGTTGCTCAGCTCTGCTCGCCAACACAGCCAGTTAGTCGAGCAGGGCTTGTTTTAACATAACCAGAGGCACAATTCGACAGCCCGCAAAACAATCATGTAAATATGAAATTGTAATTGCTAGGGACCAAGGAGGTATAGGCTACACTGACTTTTGATGCACTAAAATGGAAGGCTTTAATTATATTTTGTCCATTGGTGACTCTGTTTTGTTAAGGTCGAAGCTGATGAGATAGTACAGGAGGTgaaggggagagaatgagagctCTGGGTCTTTCTTGGCCTACTACTGCTGGGATTGTGCAGATCCGCTTTCACAAATCGAAAAAAACATACGCTTCATGCCCCAATCTGAAAGACCCGCTGTTGGTTTTATTGTGACCGAGCTCCAAATGGTAAGATTCTTGCGTTTTTTAATTCACACGATGTTTTTAAACGTTTTGAACCGCCCTTTTGTGAGTTAGAATGGGAGCTTCCTATGTCGGTTTTTATAGGCTCTGTAGGCAATTTGTGTGAACCATTGTGTATGATGGCTTTGACTGTATTGACTACCCTACAGTCAGGTAGGCTGTCAGCGTGAGCAGTGTTGCACACTTCTATCATTTTTGTGTTCGCGATCGTTCTATTTTGTTAACAAAAACAGAACGAGTAGATATGATTCGACTGTGAACGGGGCAGAGCACACCGGTCGCTCGCTGGGTTTTCCTGATCTTTTTGTCTTCTCTGCTGCAACTACGGACGGCCTTCAGAGGGGAAGCCATGCAATGTCGTCTGATTAGTGTAGGCTATGCGGTGCATGGCGGTAGTCTGTGAGTTGTTATTTACAGACAGTATGGTTTATGTACATTTTTGCGTTTTTTAacacttgttttgttttgtaacaTTAGCAATTTCAAACAGTGCATGAGCCTGAATCATATGAATTGACCACACTGAAGCTGGATAGGAAAAACCTGGTTGTTTACTAGAAGACTTACCTTTTGTAACCTCGACCACCCTAACTTGCATTTCCTTTTACTATGACAGGAAGGAGCCATGACAACATGAATCGGTCATACAGACGGGCTGTTCGGGGCCGCTCAGCATCAGCCACAGTGTACAGCTCAGGCCAGCCAAAGCTGAGGCCCCCCAATGGCCTCTCAGTTTCCACTTCCTATGGAAACCAGTGTAACAGCAGCACCAAGCATGGTTCAACAGACCAACCGTCGGTGGCCATGCAACTGTCAACCTCCTCCCTCAAACAGGCACCTAGCTATGTGTATaaccaggcagagagggagaggcccCACTGCTACAGTCCTCTGCTGAGGCTCCAGGATCTCTCCACTATGGTACACAGACATGGGTCTGATCTGGGACCCGGGCCCCAGCCTAAGGATCTCGACGCCAGGAACCATTTGCACTCTCACAGCCCAGTGGGAGGCTCTAGTTTTGGGGCTCCCCTGGTCCGACTGCCCCCCTCTCCCGGTAACGAGGAGACAGAACCCTGCGAGGATTCCATCCGAGATcagaatggtttctctcctgttaGTTCTGATAGTTTGGAGCGCTCCTCCCCCATCCCCAATGGATACCTGCATTTCGAGTCCACCTTGTTTGACAGTGGGGACAGGGAGGATGAGGACGACGAGGAGGAAGAGTTGGTATCTTTTCAACAACACTCTTCTAAGTCCGCCAGAGACAGAACAGTCACAGACTCTAACACCACCTCTGGTTCAGGGGTAGACCATAACAGCACATACAAACCCTCTGTTCTCAACCTGATGTCTAAGAGTCTATCTGAACTGGACCCTACTCTGAGCCCAAGTGCCCTGCCTGACATGTCCATGGGGGATGGCTGGAGTATGGACCAGGACTCCGACAGTGACAGTGCGATGACAGGAGACACACTTGACCATGGTCTCATCTCACCTGTTGGAACCAACTCTAATGTGAGTTCTCTCTCTTACTGAGAatcataatgataataataacccTAGGGGCAGATGCATCCTGGGTAGCTCTGAAAATATATCGGATGTTATCTACAGTTCTGTAAATACTGTGTAATCTCCTGGAACAGTATTTGTCAAGGAGCCATTCTTATTTTATTGTTTCGGTGTTTTATACACTATATGCCGATTGACCATGTTTCACATTTTGAATTTTCGATTCTAAAAAGTTTTGAACTGTCAAAGGAATGATCCTATACGTGTAGTAAGGTCTTTGTTTTTGTTCAGCCCAACAGCCCAAAGAAGAAGCCCCTCCCAGCAGTGCAGTACTTGGAGGGAGATCTGGTTTGGGCCAAGTTCAACCGCCGCCCCTGGTGGCCCTGTAGAGTTACCATAGATCCTCTGGaggggatacacacacacatgaaaggtGGGAAGTTGTATTATTGGTGTTGGATCTAAATGTATCACAAGGTTGTCAGGGCATAAAGCATTGATTTAAAAGTGGAAAGGAAGGGAAGCTCTCCTCTGGGTTCTGTGGGGGAAGGAATGGAAGCTCTCCTCTGGGTTCTGTGGGGGAAGGAATGGAAGCTCTCCTCTGGGTTCTGTGGGGGAAGGAATGGAAGCTCTCCTCTGGGTTCTGTGGGGGAAGGAAGGGAAGCTCTCCTCTGGGTTCTGTGGGGGAAGGAAGGGAAGCTCTCCTCTGGGTTCTATGGGGGAAGGAAGGGAAGCTCTCCTCTGGGTTCTATGGGGGAAGGAAGGGAAGCTCTCCTCTGGGTTCTATGGGGGAAGGAAGGGAAGCTCTCCTCTGGGTTCTGTGGGGGAAAGAAGGGAAGCTCTCCTCTGGGTTCTATGGGGGAAGGAAGGGAAGCTCTCCTCTGGGTTCTGTGGGGAAAGAAGGGAAGCTCTCCTCTGGGTTCTGTGGGGAGATATAACAGCAAGAGAGAACCACCTTGATCTTGAtcttatgttgttgtttttcactCCAAAGTTGGCATAGTTTGTGGTATATAGCATGGGGGTCATCCTCAGATAGTTATCTATACACTACTTCAACTCAATGTATCAGCTCTCAGCCTGACAGCTTGCTTCATCTTTGTGTAATGGCCAGCAGTTAGAATCTTATGAGCCCCGTTCTTTTGATCTAGTTAATATCATCATTTACCATTCATAATATTTATATCGATGTTGAAACAAGTTGTCTTTGTGTTTTCTGTTGTTCCAGTCCCCAGTCGTCGTCCTTGTCGTATGTATTACGTGGAGACTCTGGGGGAGATGGCAGACCATGCCTGGGTACCTGGGAAAGTTACCTACCCCTTCACAGGGGGAGAGCAGTTTACAGCCCTGCCTGTGCTGAGACggagagggaaacagagggaaAAGGACTACAAATACACAGTAACTAACTACAGACAACTGTCAACTTCAGTTGCTTTTCATTTAGATTGCATTGTGTGTTGCTGTTAATAGTGATGTTTCAAGTCCCAAATTGCTTTTGTTGTTGTAAAGGTGCAGAATAGTTTCATTGCATATCTCACAAAACATATCTGGAAGATTATACTCTAATACTGTCTATTCCACAAACTCCGTATAATTTAGAAATAACTGTCTTTGACAGTTGGCCGCTTGTCTCTTGATGGCTATCATCTCTCCCCTGTAGATACCCAAGCGTCTGTTTGAGTCGTGGAAAGTCGGTGTGCTGGAAGCTGAGTTTCTCCTACCTGACCTGCTGAAGAATACTGCTGTCTCTTCTTCCATGCCCTCTGACAATGAAGAGCGGGTGTCCTTTCCACTGCCTGATGAAAAACCATCCGAGGCACCCTCTTGTTCCTCCTCTATGCTCACTGCACCCCCCTCCTTCAGCCCTCCCCCCAACAGAAACGAACATCCCCCTGCTGCCAACCTGACCGTAGCGAACGACAGTAGCAGCAAAAAGAAACCCTgccagaagaagaagaggaagggtTTAGCGGAGATCTTTGGTCATATAGCTGGAAGTCCCACAGAGTCACAAAGCATCCTAGACCTGGCCAACCAATTGCCTGCTGCCTCAGCTGATCCACTGAAAGAAGAAGATCCCAAGGACTCTCCATACGCAGACCTGGATTCTGTACCAACCATTGTGCGTCCCAAACGGTCCGAGAAACCTGCTATAGAAGACACAGAGAAACCGTCTGAACCCTCAAAAGATGAGGCAGAGAAAGGGGGCAATAAGGAGCGGCCTACTCCTGAAAAGGACAAAGACAGGCATGTGGTCATGGTGGTTCCTAGGCATGTAGATCCCATCTCCCCATCCTCATCCCCAAACGTTTTAGTAAACAAATCCCTTTTCAATTACAGAACTAcaaaaaacacaaatgttttACAGTCAAAACAGAAGTTGGGCAGCTCTTATGAACTGACTAATAAAAATGCTCTTGATAAGCCCTCTCTGCATCTCCCTTCCAGCAGACGTCTGATGACCAGGGCCCTGAAAGCAGAGGAAGAGACAGATCTCAAAGAGGCTCTGCTGGCCTCAAGCCAAAACTTGACAAACGATAGGCTTAATGTGCATTCTTATGACGATGATGATGTGAGCGATATTGTTCAGATCAGAACAGAGTTGTCTACTAGCAGGGATTCTTCACCAGACAAAGCCAGATCCTCTGCTAGCTCTCCTAAAAAACAGGCCGAGTCTGATTGGAAGCACCTCCACAACGGCTCGTGGAAAAACTCTGAAGATGTGACTCCAGGGTCCAGTAAGCCTGTCATAACCCCTATTAAGGTCAAGGAAGAGAACATTGTCTCAGACATATCCTCCTGTTCttcccccacctcctctctctctcccatggaCACTTTCCAGGATATCAAGGAGCTGTCATTCAAATCCCTAGTGAAGGAGGAGAGCGACTCTGGGAACTCTAACACTAATTTTAAACCTGAGCCTAATTACAAGTTCAGTACTTTCCTGATGCTCCTGAAGGACATGCATGATACCAGGGAGAAAGAGGGCAAGCCCCTGACCATGCCTCCCTCGCAAGCCCTTATCCAGGAAGAACCCATGGTCATAGCCACCGCCCAACCACCAGACGACCCCCTTAACGCTGCTGCTGGCGGGGACTGGACACCAACGGGGACCAAAATCCAAAACGGCCAGCATGCGAGCTCGCCAACACCCAAGAGCACACCTGCCAAACCCAAGTCCAAAACTAAACCCATCATGAAAAACGACACATACAAACTTGAAGGGAAAACGGTGCTGGCTCAGATGGTGGCGAACGCGGTGGAGAAGCAGCAGCGGAGGAAGCAGAGGCCACCAGCCAAGCTCAGGGCCACCATCGGTGGTCTCTCTCCCGAGTTGGCCGACCTAGCCTGGGGGAGGGAGTTTGTCTCTGGGCACGCTGACCTGGCTGAGCCTGGCCTcagcccccctcctcttccttctgtcTCCTCTGCTGCTGACTCCTCGTCCTACCCCGACAAGAGCCCGGGTACCAAAGTGGCCCCTAAGAAGCGCTGGCAGACGTTTGCGCAGCAGGGGCCAGTGAAGCCTGGGAAGGATCCAGGGGTCCTGGGTGGGGTGGCCTCACCGCAGGGGCTTGCGGAAGTGAATGGGGTCTACAGAGACTGCCAGGGAGGGACACCAGACCCCATTAGCTCCCCTGATCTTAACCTGGAGATGGAGAAGCAAGATGACACCTCAGGTAAGGCTTGAATGGGGTTCAGTACCAGCAGTGTTTTATgttagctttttattttatttttagagATTTAATTGATTGATCAATTATTTATTCCCACAGAACATTCTGAAAACAAACGGCTGAGGAAACCCAGCAAAAGACTGCTGGAATCCACAGAGGAGGAACAATTCTTCTCCCcaaagaaaaaaataaagaaacctcTGGAATCTTCCAAAGCCCCTCTGAGCCATTCTTCAGCCCCAGCCCTGCTAATGTACACATCTACACCCAGCCCCACCCCTGGCCCTACCTCTGGGGAGACAGCCAGCCCTACCCCTGGCCCTACCTCTGGGGAGCCAGCCAGCCCTACCCCTGGCCCTACCTCTGGGGAGCCAGCCAGCCCTACCCCTGGCCCTACCTCTGGGGAGCCAGCCAGCCCTACCCCTGGCCCTACCTCTGGGGAGCCAGCCAGCCCCACCCCTGGCCCTTCCTCTGGGGAGCCAGCCAGCCCCACCCCTGGCCCTTCCTCTGGGGAGCCAGCCAGCCCCACCCCTGGCCCTACCTCTGGGAAGCCAGCCAGCCCCACCCCTGGCCCTACCTCTGGGGAGCCAGCCAGCCTCACCCCTGGCCCTACCTCTGGGGAGCCAGCCAAAACCCAGGCCCTAGCAGGGCTGAAACAGAGTCTGTCTCAAGATGTCCTCCACCGTGTTATAGAATCATTATCCAAACAACCCCCAGCAGTGACCTCTTTCTCTACTGACTCATTATTTGATGGCACAAACCCTCCTCTGCCCTCTGGTAAGCAGACAgtcaaatgtttttttctccaaaaacatCTCTCATACGGCAATGCTGTCTTATGTAATACAAGAGGCAGAAATATTATATTGGGGAAAGTAGCTCCGTTGGGGGAAAGTAGCTCCGTTGGGGGAAAGTAGCTCCGTTGGGGGAAAGTAGCTCCGTTGGGGGAAAGTAGCTCCTTTGGGGGAAAGTAGCTCCGTTGGGGGAAAGTAGCTCCGTTGGGGGAAAGTAGCTCCGTTGGGGGAAAGTAGCTCCTTTGGGGGAAAGTAGCTCCTTTGGGGGAAAGTAGCTCCGTTGGGGGAAAGTAGCTCCGTTGGGGGAAAGTAGCTCCGTTGGGGGAAAGTAGTTCCGTTGGGGGAAAGTAGTTCCGTTGGGGGAAAGTAGCTCCGTTGGGGGAAAGTAGCTCCGTTGGGGGAAAGTAGTTCCGTTGGGGGAAAGTAGTTATGATAATGAAAACAAATCCTCCTCATATTTTCAGATACAGTAGATTTGGGGTATTTAAATGTCTGGTCATTCCCCAGACCCAGTATCCATGGAAAGGAAGAGGCCAAGGAAGCCGTCTCACAAGGTCCTGGAATGCACCACAGAAGAAGTGTCAGTCAGTCCTCCAAAGAAGGAGTTTAAGAACCAGAGTGTACAGACAGAGATGAAAACAGAAGTCAGGGACACTCAGGTAAGGCGGAATGAACTAATCAACAGCCATATTTACAGATCTATACTGCTACAGTACCACTCTGAAACTGGTCTAattacactaccagtcaaatgtttggacacacctactcattccaggggttttctttatttttactattctctacattgtagaataatagtgaatacatcaaaactatgaaatgtatttatttttatttcacctttatttaaccaggtaggcaagttgagaacaagttctcatttacaactgcgacctgcccaagataaagcaaagcagtttgacacatacaacaacacagagttacacatggagtgaaacaaacatacagtcaataatacagtagaaaaataagtctatatacaatgtgagaaaatggggtgagataagggaggtaaaggcaataaataggccatggtggcgaagtaaatacaatatagcaattaaaacactggaatggtagatttgacagatgagtgtgcaaagtagaaatactggggtgcaaaggagcaaaataaataagtaaatacagtaggggaagaggtagttgtttgggctatttatagatgggctatgtacagatgcagtgatctgtgagctgctctgacagctggtgcttaaagctagtgagggagataagtgtttccagtttcagaggttttgtagttcgttccagtcattggcagcagagaactggaaggagaggcggccaaaggaggaattggctttgggggtgacaagtgagatatacctgctggaacgtgtgctatgggtgggtgcagctatggtgaccagcgagcagagataaggcgggacttaacctagcagggtcttgtagatgacctggagccagtgggtttggcgacgagtatgaagcgagggccagccaatgaaagcgtacaggtcgcagtggtgggtagtatatggggctttggtgacaaaacggatggcactgtgatagactgcgtccaatttgttgagtagagtgttggaggctattttgtaaatgacatcgccaaagtcgaggatcggtaagatggtcagttttacgagcgtatgtttggcagcatgagtgaaggatgctttgttacgaaataggaagccaattctacatttaactttggattggagatattttatgtgagtctggaaggagagtttacagtctaaccagacacctaggtatttgtagttgtccacatattctaagtcagaaccgtccagagtagtggtgctggacgggcgggcaggtgcaggcagatatcggttgaagagcatgccaCGGAAGGAAggctgtatggcattgaagctcgtctggagggttgttaacagtgtccaaagaagggccagaagtatacagaatggtgtcgtctgcgtagaggtggatcagagactcaccagcagcaagagcgacatcattgatatatacagagaagagagtcggcccaagaattgaaccctgtggcacctccatagagacttccagaggcccggacaacaggccctcagatttgacacactgaactctgtcggagaagtagttggtgaaataacatatatggaatcatgtagtaaccaagaaagtgttaaacaaatcaaaatatatgttatatttgagattcttcaaagtagccaccttttgccctgatgacagctttgcacactcagcATTATCTcagcattatctcaaccagctttatgaggtagtcacctggaatgcatttcaattaacaggtgtgccttgttaaaagttaatttgtggaatttctttccttcgaattgcatttgagccaatctgttgtgacaaggtaaaggtggtatacagaagatagccctatttggtaaaagaccagtcCATATTCTGTCAAGaaccgctcaaataagcaaagagaaacgacagtccatcattactttaagacatgaaggtcagtctatCCGGAAAATTTCATGAACTTTGGCACTTCAAGTGCcatcacaaaaaccatcaagcgctatgatgaaactggctctcatgaggacagctacaggaaagaaagacccagagttacagtgccttgcaaaagtattcatcccccttagtgtttttcctattttgttgcattacaacctgtaatttgaatggatttttatttggattgtaTGTAATGGACATACTAGTCCAAATTGgcgaagtgaaatgaaaaaaataacttatttttaaaaaatctgaaaaataaaaaacagacaaGTGGTGCTTGCATatttattcaccccctttgctatgaagcc is a window encoding:
- the LOC115205703 gene encoding histone-lysine N-methyltransferase, H3 lysine-36 and H4 lysine-20 specific isoform X2, which encodes MNRSYRRAVRGRSASATVYSSGQPKLRPPNGLSVSTSYGNQCNSSTKHGSTDQPSVAMQLSTSSLKQAPSYVYNQAERERPHCYSPLLRLQDLSTMVHRHGSDLGPGPQPKDLDARNHLHSHSPVGGSSFGAPLVRLPPSPGNEETEPCEDSIRDQNGFSPVSSDSLERSSPIPNGYLHFESTLFDSGDREDEDDEEEELVSFQQHSSKSARDRTVTDSNTTSGSGVDHNSTYKPSVLNLMSKSLSELDPTLSPSALPDMSMGDGWSMDQDSDSDSAMTGDTLDHGLISPVGTNSNPNSPKKKPLPAVQYLEGDLVWAKFNRRPWWPCRVTIDPLEGIHTHMKVPSRRPCRMYYVETLGEMADHAWVPGKVTYPFTGGEQFTALPVLRRRGKQREKDYKYTIPKRLFESWKVGVLEAEFLLPDLLKNTAVSSSMPSDNEERVSFPLPDEKPSEAPSCSSSMLTAPPSFSPPPNRNEHPPAANLTVANDSSSKKKPCQKKKRKGLAEIFGHIAGSPTESQSILDLANQLPAASADPLKEEDPKDSPYADLDSVPTIVRPKRSEKPAIEDTEKPSEPSKDEAEKGGNKERPTPEKDKDRHVVMVVPRHVDPISPSSSPNVLVNKSLFNYRTTKNTNVLQSKQKLGSSYELTNKNALDKPSLHLPSSRRLMTRALKAEEETDLKEALLASSQNLTNDRLNVHSYDDDDVSDIVQIRTELSTSRDSSPDKARSSASSPKKQAESDWKHLHNGSWKNSEDVTPGSSKPVITPIKVKEENIVSDISSCSSPTSSLSPMDTFQDIKELSFKSLVKEESDSGNSNTNFKPEPNYKFSTFLMLLKDMHDTREKEGKPLTMPPSQALIQEEPMVIATAQPPDDPLNAAAGGDWTPTGTKIQNGQHASSPTPKSTPAKPKSKTKPIMKNDTYKLEGKTVLAQMVANAVEKQQRRKQRPPAKLRATIGGLSPELADLAWGREFVSGHADLAEPGLSPPPLPSVSSAADSSSYPDKSPGTKVAPKKRWQTFAQQGPVKPGKDPGVLGGVASPQGLAEVNGVYRDCQGGTPDPISSPDLNLEMEKQDDTSEHSENKRLRKPSKRLLESTEEEQFFSPKKKIKKPLESSKAPLSHSSAPALLMYTSTPSPTPGPTSGETASPTPGPTSGEPASPTPGPTSGEPASPTPGPTSGEPASPTPGPTSGEPASPTPGPSSGEPASPTPGPSSGEPASPTPGPTSGKPASPTPGPTSGEPASLTPGPTSGEPAKTQALAGLKQSLSQDVLHRVIESLSKQPPAVTSFSTDSLFDGTNPPLPSDPVSMERKRPRKPSHKVLECTTEEVSVSPPKKEFKNQSVQTEMKTEVRDTQAKSMKEEVPVSSLTTPESMVSLQASSSAWPSSPTVLPTPKEETEKISPGVGGESHTNGERTPKPEVFSPGLNDSFSLPGEGSLFSSTKRNTGEKGGAASMKENVCQVCERTGELLLCEGQCCGAFHLQCIGLSEAPRGKFICCECTKGVRTCFVCKKSGDGVKRCMVPVCGKFYHNECILKHTPTQPQNKGVRCSLHVCLSCHITNPLNPCTSKNPVSMERKRPRKLSHKVLECTTEEVSVSPPKKEFKNQSVQTEMKTEVRDTQAKSMKEEVPVSSLTTPESMVSLQASSSAWPSSPTVLPTPKEETEKISPGVGGESHTNGERTPKPEVFSPGLNDSFSLPGEGSLFSSTKRNTGEKGGAASMKENVCQVCERTGELLLCEGQCCGAFHLQCIGLSEAPRGKFICCECTKGVHTCFVCKKSGDGVKRCMVPVCGKFYHNECILKHTPTQPQNKGVRCSLHVCLSCHITNPLNPCTSKSRLTRCVRCPVAYHANDYCMAAGSIVLANNSFLCPNHFIPRKNCKNHEHINVSWCFVCSEGGSLLCCEACPAAFHQECLNIEMPEGSWFCNDCKAGKKPHFKDILWVKVGRFRWWPAEVCLPKNVPEKILRMKHEVGEFPVQFFGSKDYAWTYQARVFPYMEGDANNKDKMGKGCDAIYKKALNETAERFIALQAEKEMRQLQEDRRNDKKPPPYRHIKVNRPIGKVQIITADLSEVPRCNCKASDENPCGMDSECINRMLMYECNPQVCLAGERCLNQSYTKRQYTQVEIFRTLSRGWGLRGVSDIKKGAFVNEYVGEVIDEEECRARIKHAQENDICNFYMLTLDKDRIIDAGPKGNQARFMNHCCQPNCETQKWTVNGDTRVGLFALEDIPEGVELTFNYNLECLGNGKTVCKCGAPNCSGFLGVRPKNQPSKARERRELKEGKKKVLVKRKPQLEVTKEREDGCFSCGDGGQIVSCKKPGCPKVYHADCLNLAKRPAGRWECPWHQCDVCGHEAASFCEMCPSSFCTQHREGLLFISKVDGRLACNDHDPCGPEPLEPGEIREYVPPGGMPLPHPLGLVPPRPGSTTAGSIPSTVAPDLTQDSLLPPTGSLFLNTSQNSNTSSYGPPSSPNMSDSQILHFSLPSPPSSYKDVKEEEEDGELEDGQVGGLEEDAEEDEEEEEEGEDEEEGEAMEVVEEEDEQYEGRLGEEEGGDVYDTWGDYMEEEPDDEGEVEEEEWGRVEDEEK